In a single window of the Anaplasma platys genome:
- a CDS encoding phospholipid-binding protein MlaC — protein sequence MSMVLLIDSTMSKVLAKMHRVRSLFLAMVMLPAFSTSTGLNTCEQHVEVCSLVEELKARVYSILALGGPCQHEELDGAVNEVFNFKEMARFILGTHWKAATSEQRQRFTENYEQHIRNLYVMQLKRHANHKMKIMSVRRKGGDFYSLRVRLMNPEQRDDFVILEFHVTRSDSGLKIDDIKFNNSVSIAISQRSVVDSLIQKRGIEGAIERFAKTTPSFERCSELSARHGDEQRQAADESK from the coding sequence ATGAGCATGGTACTACTTATAGATTCTACTATGTCAAAAGTGCTTGCAAAAATGCATAGGGTGCGGTCGTTGTTTTTAGCTATGGTGATGCTGCCGGCATTTTCTACTTCTACGGGGCTGAATACCTGCGAGCAACATGTAGAAGTGTGCTCCTTAGTGGAAGAGTTAAAAGCAAGGGTGTACTCGATTCTTGCATTGGGAGGCCCCTGTCAACACGAGGAGTTGGATGGAGCTGTTAATGAGGTTTTTAATTTCAAGGAAATGGCGAGATTCATTCTCGGCACCCATTGGAAAGCAGCAACTAGCGAACAAAGACAGCGTTTTACCGAGAATTACGAGCAGCATATAAGAAATTTATACGTTATGCAATTAAAACGCCATGCTAACCACAAAATGAAAATAATGTCAGTACGGCGGAAAGGTGGTGACTTTTATTCGTTGCGTGTGCGCCTCATGAACCCGGAACAAAGGGATGACTTTGTGATTCTAGAGTTTCACGTTACCCGTAGTGATAGTGGCCTGAAGATAGATGATATAAAGTTCAACAACTCAGTGAGCATCGCCATAAGCCAAAGGTCCGTTGTGGATAGCTTGATCCAAAAACGCGGCATTGAGGGCGCGATTGAACGGTTTGCTAAGACTACTCCTAGTTTCGAACGTTGCAGCGAGTTGTCTGCTCGTCATGGCGACGAGCAGAGGCAAGCAGCTGATGAAAGTAAGTAA